AAAGACAATCTTCGGCTGATCGAGAAGATTTTTTCTGAAAAATTAGGGACTATGGTTAATATTAATCTTAAAGTCGATGAACATCACCAGCCGCATCAAAACCAAGAACCGTTCGTCAAAGCGGCGTTAGATACTTTTCAAGGAAAAGTTGTTAGCAAATGGAATCGTGACGGTTAAAAACAATGGCCTATCCTAAAATTGTCGAGAATCTTATTGAAAAATTAATGAAACTTCCCGGAATAGGGCGGCGCAGCGCCGAGCGTATTCTTTTTCATCTTCTAAGCGCGCCCAAAGAAGATGTCAGGGAATTATGCGATGTGATCACGAAGATCAAGGAAGGATTGATGTTTTGCCGTATTTGTAACAACTTAAGCGAAGCAGAAGTTTGCCTGATCTGCAGTGACACCAACCGCGATGAGCGAACGATTTGCGTTGTAGAAAATCCTAAAGATGTTTTAGCTATTGAACGTACCGGTGCTTACCGGGGCCATTACCATGTTCTGTTGGGGTCTATCGCTCCGGCCGAAGGACGGGGGCCGGATGATCTAAAGATCCATCATTTGGTTAAGCGAGTTGAAAATCAAGATATTAAAGAAGTTGTCATTGCAACCGACCCGGACACGGAAGGTGAAACAACAGCGCTTTATATTACGCGGGAACTTAAAGATACGGGAGTTAAGATCAGCCGGATTGGATTAGGAATTCCGGTGGGAAGCGCTTTAGAGTATGCGGACCTTTCAACGCTTTCTGTTTCTCTTTCATCGCGTCGGCAAATAGAGTAGACTTGTCATAGTTTTTTTGTAAAG
The nucleotide sequence above comes from Candidatus Omnitrophota bacterium. Encoded proteins:
- the recR gene encoding recombination mediator RecR; translated protein: MAYPKIVENLIEKLMKLPGIGRRSAERILFHLLSAPKEDVRELCDVITKIKEGLMFCRICNNLSEAEVCLICSDTNRDERTICVVENPKDVLAIERTGAYRGHYHVLLGSIAPAEGRGPDDLKIHHLVKRVENQDIKEVVIATDPDTEGETTALYITRELKDTGVKISRIGLGIPVGSALEYADLSTLSVSLSSRRQIE